A window from Argopecten irradians isolate NY chromosome 3, Ai_NY, whole genome shotgun sequence encodes these proteins:
- the LOC138317542 gene encoding transmembrane protein 192-like: protein MVSLSNENRRSGGYFFNDDNNIQGRDGDEPLLDSPTYTTELDRPFRVINTTAAIALQILILVISGAVVLALDSIYHNRAEAIIYYIQGALWFLHLTFDMFYRHCHKKSRLHGYLEFYRQTRLVRQLPLAINSAVNAGLIILNSVARREGWTPDTGEHNKVWHLSLRLIVVIHIVIKVIVLILYLVKTVKFNKSHVSPDVAQDDMMASFVQSTHSSEIGFRDEQYTEQVLEKQADMIRYLKQHNAQLGKRILALTAENQNLKSGNS, encoded by the exons ATGGTGAGCTTGTCGAATGAAAACCGTCGTTCTGGC GGctatttttttaatgatgaCAACAATATCCAAGGACGTGATGGTGACGAACCCCTCTTGGATAGCCCGACCTACACCACAGAACTTGATCGCCCTTTCAGAGTAATCAACACTACAGCAGCTATCGCTCTACAGATCTTAATTCTG GTTATTTCAGGTGCAGTGGTGCTGGCTTTAGACTCCATATATCACAACAGAGCTGAGGCAATTATATATTACATCCAGGGGGCACTATGGTTCCTTCATCTGACCTTTGACATGTTTTACCGACATTGTCACAAAAAAAGCCGTCTCCATGGATACTTGGAGTTTTACAGACAAACCAGGCTTGTCCGCCAGTTGCCATTGGCCATCAATTCAGCAG TCAATGCAGGGCTGATTATACTGAATAGTGTGGCCAGGAGAGAAGGCTGGACACCGGATACGGGGGAACATAACAAAGTCTGGCATCTGAGTCTTCGTCTCATCGTTGTCATCCACATCGTCATTAAAGTCATTGTTCTCATCTTATATCTAG tgaaGACTgtgaaattcaataaaagtcatGTTTCACCCGACGTTGCTCAGGACGATATGATGGCTAGCTTTGTACAGTCTACACACTCTTCTGAGATTGGATTCAG AGATGAGCAATATACTGAGCAAGTGTTGGAGAAGCAGGCTGACATGATTCGGTATCTGAAGCAGCATAATGCCCAGCTAGGGAAACGCATCCTTGCTCTGACAGCAGAAAACCAGAACTTGAAGAGTGGAAACAGTTGA
- the LOC138319468 gene encoding complement C1q tumor necrosis factor-related protein 7-like has protein sequence MDWKNGDWDTSSDHGTRLNVRQQKVVSLSNTVDDVIREFVTLKQKHEYLERKFQDVSTELNQLRDTKDLIGNPNDKNIQKQSERMSFLSKRSGNTAYTPTFALHNNLKGQSSSSGRLGLKGEKGDPGPVGTTGAVGPTGPKGDLGATGLKGEKGNPGLVGPNGRIGVTGPKGEKGKAGSTGIKGNVGHKGEQGAVGSKGDPGPTAQKGAIGPKGDKGDSGLPDIHRCHGHQGSVGITEGYPGSCVKHRIAFYAELGNDLTQLFANQQLAVSDVLNVGGGYDKHTGKFTAPVDGIYVFSVTVVVGKGGSVVVFLHKGRHVIMDVYAGSVTDRDSGSNTIAVHLRTGDRVWIQIHRHSYNSGTVIDNRFTTFTGFLLYEL, from the exons ATGGATTGGAAAAATGGAGACTGGGATACGTCCTCGGACCATG GTACCCGACTAAATGTACGGCAACAAAAAGTAGTGTCGTTGAGTAACACTGTTGATGATGTTATTAGGGAATTCGTCACCCTAAAGCAGAAACATGAATATTTAGAAAGAAAATTTCAGGACGTGTCAACAGAACTGAATCAACTAAG AGACACAAAGGACTTGATTGGCAATCCAAATGACAAGAATATCCAGAAACAATCGGAAAGAATGTCCTTCTTGTCAAAGCGAAGCGGGAACACTG CATACACGCCAACATTTGCTCTCCATAACAATCTgaaaggtcaaagttcatctTCAG GACGTCTTGGACTTAAAGGAGAAAAGGGTGATCCTGGACCAGTAGGCACGACAGGCGCTGTCGGACCAACAGGTCCTAAAGGGGATTTAGGTGCAACTGGACTCAAAGGAGAGAAAGGAAACCCGGGTCTCGTTGGGCCTAACGGACGCATAGGTGTCACTGGGCCTAAAGGGGAAAAAGGCAAGGCTGGATCTACGGGAATTAAGGGGAACGTCGGACATAAAGGAGAACAAGGCGCCGTTGGTTCTAAAGGTGATCCAGGTCCAACTGCCCAGAAAGGGGCCATTGGTCCAAAGGGAGATAAAG GTGATTCGGGTCTACCAGACATTCACAGATGTCACGGACATCAGGGAAGTGTTGGCATAACGGAGGGATATCCGGGTAGTT GTGTCAAGCATAGAATTGCTTTCTATGCTGAATTAGGCAACGACCTAACCCAACTATTCGCTAATCAGCAACTTGCAGTATCAGATGTACTCAATGTTGGAGGTGGATACGACAAACACACCGGGAAATTTACCGCTCCTGTTGACGGGATATACGTCTTCTCCGTCACAGTAGTGGTCGGAAAAGGAGGCTCAGTTGTGGTCTTCCTTCATAAGGGACGACACGTTATAATGGACGTATATGCTGGGTCAGTGACTGACAGGGATTCCGGATCTAACACGATAGCAGTCCATCTACGAACCGGCGACAGAGTCTGGATCCAAATACACCGCCATTCTTATAATTCTGGCACAGTGATTGATAACCGTTTCACAACCTTTACTGGATTTTTACTATACgaattataa